From Streptomyces sp. 6-11-2, one genomic window encodes:
- a CDS encoding SsgA family sporulation/cell division regulator yields the protein MDTTLEQPARARLITADGRELPVPATLRYVSTDPLAVHVDFPPEASLDGAAVSWTFARVLLEEGLEGQAGAGDVHLWPCGGARTVLELHSPSGLALLQFETPALRRFLLRSYAVVAAGQEDLATAVDRGLSTLFGTV from the coding sequence ATGGACACCACTCTCGAGCAGCCCGCCCGCGCCCGCCTGATCACCGCGGACGGGCGGGAACTCCCCGTGCCCGCCACCCTGCGCTACGTCTCCACCGACCCGCTGGCCGTGCACGTGGACTTCCCGCCCGAGGCCTCTCTCGACGGCGCGGCGGTCTCGTGGACCTTCGCCCGTGTCCTGCTGGAGGAAGGACTCGAAGGGCAGGCCGGGGCCGGGGACGTGCACCTGTGGCCGTGCGGAGGGGCCCGTACGGTGCTGGAACTGCACTCGCCCTCCGGCCTGGCCCTGCTCCAGTTCGAGACCCCGGCGCTGCGCCGCTTCCTGCTGCGCAGCTACGCGGTGGTCGCGGCCGGCCAGGAGGACCTCGCCACGGCCGTCGACCGCGGTCTGAGCACCCTCTTCGGCACGGTCTGA
- a CDS encoding chemotaxis protein — MEHELSPSILTELRRPRPYPAVSVLTPTHRREPDNAQDPVRLRNVVAEAKRQLETNPQVTREQRNDVVRQLDQALAEVDLTYAEDGLAIFAAPGEHQVWSLSRTVPERVVLSDTFLTRNLVSARTAERPFWILSVSADRVTLWTGGVDRVTEDHTGGFPLTRKLVENFDAERRMQIGDAPSTFRDQSTRQFLREADSAMSAVLREHPRRLYITGEPAALSALEEVGSVAKCAVPVQHGGLAHATPEAVWRAIGPVHGEETRGDTEAVARELEGARGRKEYAAGVDEVWQTAREGRIRLLAVEENYRVTVRDSAGGHLVPAESEEPGAREDIVDEIVEQCLETGADVRFVPDGTLGDAQGIAGVLRY, encoded by the coding sequence ATGGAGCACGAGCTGAGTCCCTCGATCCTCACCGAGCTGCGGCGTCCGCGCCCCTACCCGGCGGTGTCGGTGCTGACGCCGACACACCGCCGCGAGCCCGACAACGCGCAGGATCCGGTCCGGCTGCGCAACGTCGTGGCCGAGGCCAAGCGGCAGCTGGAGACCAACCCTCAGGTCACCCGGGAGCAGCGCAACGACGTCGTCCGGCAGCTCGACCAGGCCCTCGCCGAGGTGGACCTGACGTATGCCGAGGACGGACTGGCGATCTTCGCGGCCCCGGGCGAGCACCAGGTGTGGTCACTGTCCCGTACCGTCCCGGAGCGCGTGGTCCTCTCGGACACCTTCCTGACCCGCAACCTGGTCTCCGCGCGGACCGCCGAGCGCCCGTTCTGGATACTGTCCGTCTCCGCGGACCGCGTGACGCTGTGGACCGGCGGCGTCGACCGCGTCACGGAGGACCACACCGGCGGCTTCCCGCTGACCAGGAAACTCGTCGAGAACTTCGACGCCGAACGCCGGATGCAGATCGGCGACGCGCCGAGCACGTTCCGGGACCAGAGCACCCGCCAGTTCCTGCGGGAGGCGGACAGCGCGATGAGCGCGGTCCTGCGGGAGCATCCGCGCCGGCTGTACATCACGGGCGAGCCGGCCGCGCTGTCCGCCCTGGAGGAGGTCGGCAGCGTCGCCAAGTGCGCGGTGCCCGTCCAGCACGGCGGCCTGGCGCACGCCACCCCCGAGGCCGTCTGGCGGGCCATCGGGCCCGTGCACGGCGAGGAGACGCGGGGCGACACCGAGGCGGTGGCCCGGGAACTGGAGGGGGCCCGTGGGCGCAAGGAGTACGCGGCCGGTGTCGACGAGGTCTGGCAGACCGCGCGGGAGGGCCGGATCCGGCTGCTGGCCGTCGAGGAGAACTACCGCGTGACGGTGCGCGACTCCGCCGGCGGCCATCTGGTTCCGGCGGAGAGCGAGGAGCCGGGCGCCCGCGAGGACATCGTGGACGAGATCGTCGAGCAGTGCCTGGAGACGGGCGCCGACGTGCGCTTCGTCCCCGACGGCACCCTGGGCGACGCGCAGGGGATCGCCGGAGTGCTGCGCTACTGA
- the asnB gene encoding asparagine synthase (glutamine-hydrolyzing), which yields MCGITGWVSYDRDLRAEAATLRAMTETMACRGPDDRGTWTEGPAALGHRRLAIIDLPGGRQPMTAGTPDGTVALVYSGEAYNFTELRAELAARGHRFTTDSDTEVVLRGYLEWGDAVAEHLNGMYAFAIWDGRHDELVMIRDRMGIKPFYYHPTPDGVLFGSEPKAILANPMVRPRVTLDGLRELFTFVKTPGHAVWDGMREVEPGTVVTVGRTGLRTRVYWRLRTLPHPDDRDTTVATVRTLLDDIVRRQLVADVPRCTLLSGGLDSSAMTALAARRLAEQGEKVRSFAVDFVGQSDHFVADDLRATPDTPFVHDVARAADTDHQDIVLDAHTLADPEIRRKVVHARDLPMGFGDMDASLYLLFRSIRDHSTVALSGESADEVFGGYQHFFDEEARRADTFPWLVRFQRDFGDDAGVLRPDLARALDLRAYVADGYRAAIAAVSRLDGESDFEFRMRQICHLHLTRFVRALLDRKDRMSMAVGLEVRVPYCDHRLVEYVYNAPWALKSFDGREKSLLREATADLLPKSVYDRVKSPYPSTQDPKYALALQDHAKDLLGRPGHPVFDLVDQERLRRLAHSDTPLGGNQAARRGLERTLDLAVWLDLYRPRIVTG from the coding sequence ATGTGCGGCATCACCGGCTGGGTCTCCTACGACCGCGATCTGCGCGCCGAGGCCGCGACCCTGCGAGCCATGACCGAGACGATGGCCTGCCGCGGCCCCGACGACCGCGGCACCTGGACCGAGGGACCGGCGGCTCTCGGGCACCGCAGGCTCGCGATCATCGACCTGCCCGGCGGCCGGCAGCCCATGACCGCCGGCACCCCCGACGGCACGGTGGCGCTCGTCTACTCCGGCGAGGCCTACAACTTCACCGAGCTGCGCGCCGAACTGGCCGCGCGCGGCCACCGCTTCACCACCGACTCCGACACCGAGGTCGTCCTGCGCGGCTACCTGGAGTGGGGCGACGCCGTGGCCGAGCACCTCAACGGCATGTACGCCTTCGCGATCTGGGACGGCCGCCACGACGAACTCGTCATGATCCGCGACCGGATGGGCATCAAGCCCTTCTACTACCACCCCACCCCCGACGGCGTCCTCTTCGGCTCCGAGCCCAAGGCCATCCTCGCCAACCCCATGGTCCGACCCCGGGTCACCCTGGACGGCCTGCGCGAGCTGTTCACTTTCGTCAAGACCCCGGGCCACGCCGTCTGGGACGGCATGCGCGAGGTCGAGCCCGGAACCGTCGTCACCGTCGGCCGCACCGGCCTGCGCACCCGCGTCTACTGGCGGCTGCGGACCCTGCCCCACCCCGACGACCGCGACACCACCGTCGCCACGGTGCGCACCCTGCTGGACGACATCGTGCGCCGCCAGCTCGTGGCCGACGTACCCCGCTGCACCCTGCTCTCCGGCGGCCTGGACTCCTCCGCCATGACCGCGCTGGCCGCCCGCCGCCTGGCCGAGCAGGGCGAGAAGGTGCGCAGCTTCGCCGTCGACTTCGTCGGACAGAGCGACCACTTCGTCGCGGACGACCTGCGCGCCACCCCCGACACGCCGTTCGTGCACGACGTGGCGCGCGCCGCCGACACCGACCACCAGGACATCGTGCTCGACGCGCACACCCTCGCCGACCCGGAGATCCGCCGGAAGGTGGTCCACGCCCGAGACCTGCCGATGGGCTTCGGCGACATGGACGCCTCCCTGTACCTGCTGTTCCGCAGCATCCGGGACCACTCCACCGTCGCCCTGTCCGGCGAGTCCGCCGACGAGGTCTTCGGCGGCTACCAGCACTTCTTCGACGAGGAGGCGCGCCGCGCCGACACCTTCCCCTGGCTGGTGCGCTTCCAGCGCGACTTCGGCGACGACGCCGGTGTCCTGCGCCCCGACCTCGCCCGGGCCCTCGACCTGCGCGCCTACGTCGCCGACGGCTACCGCGCCGCCATCGCCGCCGTCAGCCGCCTCGACGGCGAGAGCGACTTCGAGTTCCGGATGCGGCAGATCTGCCACCTCCACCTGACCCGCTTCGTCCGGGCCCTGCTCGACCGCAAGGACCGGATGAGCATGGCGGTCGGCCTGGAGGTCCGCGTCCCCTACTGCGACCACCGCCTGGTCGAGTACGTCTACAACGCGCCCTGGGCCCTGAAGTCCTTCGACGGCCGGGAGAAGAGCCTGCTGCGGGAGGCGACCGCGGACCTGCTGCCCAAGTCCGTCTACGACAGGGTCAAGAGCCCCTACCCGTCCACCCAGGACCCCAAGTACGCCCTCGCCCTCCAGGACCACGCCAAGGACCTGCTCGGCCGGCCGGGGCACCCGGTCTTCGACCTCGTGGATCAGGAACGGCTGCGCCGCCTCGCGCACAGCGACACCCCCCTCGGCGGCAACCAGGCGGCGCGACGCGGCCTGGAGCGGACCCTCGACCTGGCCGTCTGGCTGGACCTGTACCGGCCCCGGATCGTCACCGGCTGA
- a CDS encoding alpha/beta hydrolase gives MPAKLSTRRTARRGACVGAVTLVVLGAGLPAGAGSDTPGGLSRFYRQKVTWSACEAGAPPDLQCGKVTVPLDYAHPGAGTLDLALARYRATGPSRGSVLLDFGGPGVAGVPGLTTDGRRFMDLTNGYDVVAFDPRGVGRSSPVGCGLGTDDRAARTTGGNANLGDPKAAREKITAWQRMAAECARRSGPVQAHMGTVDAARDLDVIRQALGDDRLDYLGFSYGTRLGAVYAALFPGKVGRMALDGVDTLTEPLAEQGLVAAEAQQTALDDFLDWCVQDLACPLGDDRRAAGDQMVQLVRSLDANPVPNGFGGRLSGQDLARAVGQALYSRRLWPTLERAMASLVEDGDTHGIEAFTLGGGTLPGRRSAPRPADGGLVGPAGIPPDNQPAATMAVNCADDPDRPGAAQLTRDLGRLSAEYEQASPVFGRARLNELLMCYGRPKGTGFIREKVKNVDTARMLLVGTRGDPATPYRWTLETARRLGPSAVVLDNRADGHTGYLSSRCVHKKVNEFLLYGSLPADGSSCGADREPDASG, from the coding sequence ATGCCGGCCAAACTGTCGACGCGGCGCACGGCCCGGCGCGGCGCGTGCGTCGGGGCCGTCACGCTCGTCGTCCTCGGCGCGGGACTGCCCGCGGGGGCCGGCAGCGACACGCCGGGTGGCCTGAGCCGGTTCTACCGCCAGAAGGTGACGTGGTCGGCGTGCGAGGCGGGCGCCCCGCCGGACCTGCAGTGCGGCAAGGTCACCGTGCCCCTCGACTACGCGCACCCCGGCGCCGGCACCCTCGACCTCGCCCTGGCCCGCTACCGGGCCACCGGCCCCTCCCGGGGCTCGGTGCTGCTCGACTTCGGCGGCCCCGGCGTCGCGGGCGTGCCCGGACTGACCACCGACGGCAGACGGTTCATGGACCTGACCAACGGTTACGACGTGGTCGCGTTCGACCCGCGGGGCGTCGGCAGGTCCTCTCCGGTCGGCTGCGGCCTGGGCACGGACGACCGGGCCGCACGGACGACCGGCGGGAACGCGAACCTCGGCGACCCGAAGGCCGCCCGCGAGAAAATCACGGCGTGGCAGCGGATGGCCGCCGAGTGTGCCCGGCGCTCGGGCCCGGTCCAGGCGCACATGGGCACCGTCGACGCGGCCCGGGACCTGGACGTGATCCGTCAGGCGCTCGGCGACGACCGGCTCGACTACCTGGGCTTCTCCTACGGGACCCGGCTCGGCGCGGTGTACGCGGCGCTGTTCCCCGGCAAGGTCGGCAGGATGGCCCTCGACGGGGTCGACACCCTGACCGAGCCACTGGCGGAGCAGGGGCTGGTCGCCGCCGAGGCGCAGCAGACGGCGCTCGACGACTTCCTCGACTGGTGCGTACAGGACCTCGCCTGCCCGCTGGGCGACGACCGCCGCGCGGCCGGTGACCAGATGGTCCAGCTCGTCCGCTCGCTCGACGCGAACCCGGTGCCGAACGGGTTCGGCGGCCGGCTGTCGGGCCAGGACCTCGCCCGGGCGGTCGGGCAGGCGCTCTACAGCAGGCGGTTGTGGCCCACCCTGGAACGGGCGATGGCCTCCCTGGTGGAGGACGGCGACACGCACGGCATCGAGGCCTTCACCCTGGGGGGCGGCACCCTGCCGGGACGGCGGAGCGCGCCGCGTCCGGCGGACGGTGGTCTGGTCGGCCCCGCCGGGATACCGCCGGACAACCAGCCCGCCGCGACCATGGCGGTCAACTGCGCCGACGATCCCGACCGGCCCGGTGCCGCGCAGCTCACCAGGGACCTCGGCCGGCTGAGCGCCGAGTACGAGCAGGCCTCGCCGGTCTTCGGCCGCGCCCGGCTGAACGAGCTCCTGATGTGCTACGGCCGTCCCAAGGGCACCGGCTTCATCCGCGAGAAGGTGAAGAACGTCGACACGGCGAGGATGCTGCTGGTCGGTACCCGCGGCGACCCGGCGACCCCGTACCGCTGGACGCTGGAGACGGCGCGGCGGCTCGGCCCGTCCGCCGTGGTGCTCGACAACCGGGCCGACGGGCACACCGGGTACCTGTCCTCCCGGTGCGTGCACAAGAAGGTGAACGAGTTCCTGCTGTACGGCTCCCTGCCGGCCGACGGCAGCTCGTGCGGCGCGGACCGGGAGCCGGACGCGAGCGGCTGA
- a CDS encoding chaplin family protein — protein sequence MKRVTRNSVIAVAAASGAMAMAMPVSAFAADGAAAEGVAAGSPGVLSGNTIQLPVDVPVNVCGNTVDVVGLLNPAAGNRCANASDGRDRTPAADGAAAQASTEDSPGVVSGNTIQLPVHVPVNVTGNSVNVGGIGNAASGNTSTNTPGHHVAPTPAPPVRSEPQRQPRPVTDIEPAAVPQAQATLAHTGADQTVPVVAAGAALVLGGAVLYRRCRPGAYR from the coding sequence ATGAAACGGGTCACCCGGAACAGTGTGATCGCCGTGGCCGCCGCCTCCGGCGCGATGGCGATGGCCATGCCGGTGTCCGCCTTCGCGGCGGACGGGGCCGCGGCGGAGGGTGTCGCGGCCGGCTCACCCGGTGTGCTCTCCGGCAACACCATCCAGCTGCCGGTGGACGTTCCGGTGAACGTGTGCGGGAACACCGTGGACGTGGTGGGGCTTCTCAACCCCGCGGCGGGCAACCGGTGCGCCAACGCGTCCGACGGGAGGGACCGGACGCCGGCAGCCGACGGTGCGGCGGCACAGGCGAGCACAGAGGATTCCCCGGGTGTGGTCTCCGGCAACACCATCCAGCTGCCCGTGCACGTTCCGGTGAACGTCACCGGCAACAGCGTGAACGTGGGGGGCATCGGCAACGCGGCCTCCGGCAACACGTCGACGAACACCCCGGGGCACCACGTCGCCCCGACGCCCGCGCCGCCCGTGCGGTCCGAACCGCAGCGGCAGCCGAGGCCCGTGACCGACATCGAGCCCGCGGCCGTGCCGCAGGCGCAGGCGACGCTCGCCCACACCGGCGCGGATCAGACCGTGCCGGTGGTGGCCGCGGGGGCGGCCCTGGTGCTCGGCGGAGCCGTCCTGTACCGGCGTTGCCGGCCCGGCGCGTACCGCTGA
- a CDS encoding GNAT family N-acetyltransferase, which translates to MDHAAVLALYDRDLREGARPDGPGMRVERAGKVVRQVGSEQDWNGVLWSDLDEACVDAAIAEQTARYGESGLAFEWKVYGHDRPADLGRRLLGAGFAPEPRETLMVGEITDLHLDGEPPEGVRLRTVTDEAGVDLLVGVHEQAFGTDGSRLRHRLLDRLAAEPDTLVAVVALAGDVPVSAARMELVPGTPFAGLWGGGTAEGWRGRGIYRALVAHRARAAADRGYRYLQVDASSQSRPILERLGFVALTTTTPYVYEP; encoded by the coding sequence ATGGATCACGCTGCGGTACTCGCCCTGTACGACCGGGACCTGCGCGAGGGCGCTCGCCCCGACGGCCCCGGCATGCGCGTGGAGCGCGCCGGGAAGGTGGTGCGCCAGGTCGGCTCGGAGCAGGACTGGAACGGCGTGCTGTGGTCGGACCTCGACGAGGCCTGCGTGGACGCCGCGATCGCCGAGCAGACGGCCCGCTACGGCGAGTCCGGCCTCGCCTTCGAGTGGAAGGTGTACGGGCACGACCGCCCCGCGGACCTCGGGCGGCGTCTGCTGGGCGCCGGCTTCGCCCCCGAGCCGCGGGAGACGCTGATGGTCGGCGAGATCACCGATCTGCACCTCGACGGCGAGCCGCCCGAGGGCGTTCGCCTGCGCACGGTCACCGACGAGGCGGGTGTCGACCTGCTGGTCGGCGTGCACGAGCAGGCGTTCGGTACGGACGGCTCCCGTCTGCGCCACCGCCTCCTCGACCGGCTCGCCGCCGAGCCGGACACGCTCGTCGCCGTCGTCGCCCTCGCCGGTGACGTGCCGGTGAGCGCGGCGCGCATGGAGCTGGTGCCCGGGACACCGTTCGCGGGCCTGTGGGGCGGTGGTACCGCAGAGGGCTGGCGGGGCCGCGGCATCTATCGCGCCCTCGTCGCCCACCGCGCCCGTGCCGCCGCCGACCGCGGCTACCGCTACCTCCAGGTCGACGCCTCCAGCCAGAGCCGCCCCATCCTCGAACGCCTCGGCTTCGTCGCGCTGACCACCACGACGCCGTACGTGTACGAGCCGTGA
- a CDS encoding GlsB/YeaQ/YmgE family stress response membrane protein has protein sequence MEITGIISAIVIGLIIGVLGRLVVPGRQHIGVLWTILIGIVAALVGAAIASALGVADTKGVDWIEWLIQIALAAVGVTALDRAKAGHR, from the coding sequence ATGGAGATCACGGGCATCATCAGTGCCATCGTCATCGGCTTGATCATCGGTGTCCTGGGACGGCTCGTCGTTCCCGGCCGCCAGCACATAGGCGTTCTCTGGACGATCCTCATCGGCATCGTGGCCGCCCTGGTCGGCGCGGCGATCGCCTCCGCGCTCGGTGTCGCCGACACCAAGGGGGTCGACTGGATCGAGTGGCTCATCCAGATCGCCCTCGCCGCGGTGGGGGTCACCGCGCTGGACCGGGCGAAGGCGGGTCACCGCTGA
- a CDS encoding SRPBCC family protein produces the protein MPDPPSYVYVIYIESTPETAWDALTDADLTAVYWCHSNVSDWRPGSRWEHVRTDGSGVADVVGTVVEADRPTRLVTTWAAPEDAERPDRHSRVTFDIRPHGDIVRLTVTHEDLNDEGELADVAGGWPAVLSNLKSLVETGSPLPQDPWLVPGH, from the coding sequence ATGCCCGACCCGCCGAGCTATGTGTACGTCATCTACATCGAGAGCACGCCCGAAACGGCCTGGGACGCCCTCACGGACGCCGATCTGACCGCCGTGTACTGGTGCCACAGCAATGTCTCGGACTGGCGGCCCGGCTCCCGCTGGGAGCATGTCCGCACCGACGGTTCGGGCGTCGCCGACGTGGTCGGCACGGTGGTCGAGGCCGACCGCCCCACCCGTCTGGTGACGACCTGGGCCGCGCCCGAGGACGCGGAGCGGCCGGACAGGCACTCCCGGGTCACCTTCGACATCCGGCCGCACGGGGACATCGTCCGCCTCACCGTCACCCACGAGGACCTCAACGACGAGGGCGAACTCGCCGACGTCGCGGGCGGCTGGCCGGCGGTCCTGTCCAATCTCAAGTCCCTCGTGGAGACCGGCAGTCCGCTTCCCCAGGACCCCTGGCTGGTGCCCGGTCACTGA
- a CDS encoding sigma-70 family RNA polymerase sigma factor gives MSAREPDEELARGLVAGDDACLAAAYHRWSALVHTLAWRSLGDSKEAEDVTQQVFLGVWRGRHGYRPERGPLAGWIVGITRRRIADALSARTRRGELVAAAGAALGTADPSCGRPEAALDRVLVRYELDRLPTAQRRVLRLAFFEDLTQTQIAARTGWPLGTVKSHARRGLHQLRRRLEQQACGEDRYAMHERCEKPGPARA, from the coding sequence GTGTCCGCGCGGGAGCCCGACGAGGAGCTCGCGCGCGGCCTGGTGGCGGGCGACGACGCCTGCCTGGCCGCCGCCTACCACCGCTGGTCGGCCCTGGTCCACACGCTGGCCTGGCGGTCCCTGGGGGACTCCAAGGAGGCGGAGGACGTGACCCAGCAGGTCTTCCTCGGTGTCTGGCGGGGCAGGCACGGCTACCGGCCCGAACGCGGCCCGCTCGCCGGGTGGATCGTCGGCATCACCCGGCGCAGGATCGCCGACGCGCTGTCCGCCAGGACCCGTCGCGGGGAGCTGGTCGCGGCCGCCGGGGCGGCCCTGGGCACCGCCGATCCGTCCTGCGGCCGGCCGGAGGCCGCCCTGGACCGCGTGCTGGTCCGGTACGAGCTGGACCGGCTCCCGACCGCTCAGCGGCGCGTGCTGCGCCTGGCCTTCTTCGAGGACCTGACCCAGACGCAGATCGCGGCGCGCACAGGCTGGCCGCTGGGCACCGTCAAGAGCCACGCCCGCCGGGGCCTGCACCAGTTGCGCCGCCGCCTGGAGCAGCAGGCGTGCGGTGAGGACCGGTATGCGATGCACGAACGGTGCGAGAAGCCCGGTCCGGCCCGCGCGTGA
- a CDS encoding deoxyribodipyrimidine photo-lyase encodes MNVSVVLFTADLRVHDHPPLRAALDGSRHVVPLFVRDRAVDAAGFAAPNRLAFLADCLHGLDAELRRRGGRLVVRGGDLVDQVCEVAREADADEVHMASDVSGFAHRREERLRRALEADGRRLHVHDTVTTAVTPGALTPSSSDHFAVFTPYFRQWSAQRLRAPRGAPRTVRVPDGVTSEELPSRPAAADLSAGLAPGGEAEGRKRLAAWLRSGVGAYEERHDDLAGDATSRLSPHLHFGTLSPVELVHRARGAGGPGAEAFVRQVAWRDFHRQVLAARPAAASADYRTKHDRWRSERSAREDVEAWREGRTGYPIVDAAMRQLLHEGWMHNRGRLLTASFLTKTLYVDWRVGARHFLRYLVDGDIANNQLNWQWMAGTGTDTRPNRVLNPVTQAKRYDPDGTYVRRWVPELAGLDGPAVHEPWKLRGPARAALDYPDPVVELSEGLARFKRARGRE; translated from the coding sequence ATGAACGTCTCGGTCGTCCTGTTCACCGCCGACCTGCGGGTGCACGACCACCCGCCGCTGCGCGCCGCCCTCGACGGCTCCCGGCACGTCGTCCCGCTGTTCGTCCGCGACCGGGCCGTGGACGCGGCCGGCTTCGCCGCCCCGAACCGGCTGGCGTTCCTCGCCGACTGCCTCCACGGCCTCGACGCGGAACTGCGCCGGCGCGGCGGCCGGCTGGTCGTCCGCGGCGGCGACCTCGTGGACCAGGTGTGCGAGGTGGCCCGCGAGGCGGACGCCGACGAGGTCCACATGGCGTCCGACGTCAGCGGCTTCGCCCACCGCCGCGAGGAGCGCCTGCGGCGCGCGTTGGAGGCGGACGGACGCCGGCTGCACGTGCACGACACAGTGACCACGGCGGTCACGCCCGGCGCGCTGACACCGTCCTCCTCGGACCACTTCGCCGTCTTCACTCCCTACTTCCGGCAGTGGTCGGCACAGCGGCTGCGCGCTCCGCGCGGCGCCCCCCGCACCGTCCGCGTGCCGGACGGCGTCACCTCCGAGGAGCTGCCTTCCCGGCCGGCCGCCGCGGACCTGTCGGCGGGACTGGCGCCGGGCGGCGAGGCGGAGGGCCGCAAGCGGTTGGCGGCCTGGCTGCGCTCCGGCGTCGGCGCCTACGAGGAGCGCCACGACGACCTGGCCGGCGACGCCACGTCCCGGCTCTCCCCGCACCTGCATTTCGGCACCCTCTCCCCGGTCGAGCTCGTGCACCGGGCGCGCGGCGCGGGCGGTCCGGGCGCGGAGGCCTTCGTACGGCAGGTCGCCTGGCGCGACTTCCACCGCCAGGTGCTGGCGGCGCGGCCCGCCGCGGCGAGCGCCGACTACCGCACGAAGCACGACCGGTGGCGGTCCGAGCGGTCCGCGCGCGAGGACGTCGAGGCGTGGCGGGAGGGCCGCACCGGCTACCCGATCGTCGACGCGGCCATGCGCCAGCTGCTGCACGAGGGCTGGATGCACAACCGGGGCCGCCTGCTGACCGCGAGCTTCCTCACCAAGACCCTGTACGTCGACTGGCGGGTGGGCGCGCGGCACTTCCTGCGGTACCTGGTCGACGGCGACATCGCCAACAACCAGCTCAACTGGCAGTGGATGGCGGGCACCGGCACGGACACCCGGCCCAACCGGGTGCTCAACCCCGTCACCCAGGCCAAGCGGTACGACCCCGACGGCACGTACGTACGCCGCTGGGTGCCCGAACTCGCCGGACTGGACGGGCCGGCCGTGCACGAGCCGTGGAAGCTCCGGGGTCCGGCGCGGGCCGCCCTCGACTACCCGGACCCGGTCGTGGAACTGTCCGAGGGGCTGGCCCGCTTCAAGCGTGCCCGCGGACGCGAGTGA
- a CDS encoding SDR family oxidoreductase, with protein MNGEDTGDGPRCLVTGATGYIGGRLVPELLDAGHRVRCMARSPGKLRDHPWAARTEVVRGDVTDPESVAAALRDVDVAYYLVHALGTGKHFEETDRRAARVFGERARAAGVRRVVYLGGLTPTGVPRRELSPHLRSRAEVGRILLASGVPTTVLRAAVIIGSGSASFEMLRYLTERLPVMVTPSWVGTRIQPIAVRDVLRVLVGSARMPADVNRAFDIGGPDVLTYRDMMLRYAAVAGLPRRVIVPVPVLTPRLSSHWIGLVTPVPAAIARPLAESLRHEVVCREHDILRYVPDPPGHPIGFDEAVRLALRRVRDAQVTTRWSSASVPGAPSDPLPTDPDWAGGSLYTDRRERTVDAPPEALWRVVEGIGGDHGWYSFPLAWALRGGLDRLAGGVGLRRGRRDAQRLRAGDSLDFWRVEEIEPGRLLRLRAEMRLPGLAWLEMRVGTDARGRTLYRQRAVFYPHGLLGHAYWWSVSPFHALVFGGMARNIAGAAAEQARLTRAGERTSVR; from the coding sequence ATGAACGGTGAGGACACGGGCGACGGGCCGCGCTGCCTGGTGACGGGCGCCACGGGGTACATCGGCGGCCGGCTGGTCCCCGAGCTGCTCGACGCCGGCCACCGGGTGCGCTGCATGGCCCGCTCCCCCGGCAAGCTGCGCGACCATCCGTGGGCGGCTCGCACGGAGGTGGTGCGCGGGGACGTCACCGACCCGGAGTCGGTCGCCGCGGCCCTGCGGGACGTCGACGTCGCCTACTACCTGGTGCACGCCCTCGGCACCGGCAAGCACTTCGAGGAGACCGACCGCCGGGCCGCGCGTGTCTTCGGGGAACGGGCCCGGGCCGCGGGCGTGCGGCGCGTCGTCTACCTCGGCGGCCTGACCCCCACGGGCGTGCCGCGGCGGGAGCTGTCCCCGCATCTGCGCTCCCGTGCGGAGGTCGGCCGCATCCTGCTGGCCTCGGGTGTGCCGACCACCGTCCTGCGCGCCGCCGTCATCATCGGCTCCGGCTCCGCCTCCTTCGAGATGCTGCGCTACCTCACCGAGCGCCTGCCCGTGATGGTCACCCCCAGCTGGGTGGGCACCCGCATCCAGCCCATCGCCGTGCGCGACGTGCTGCGCGTCCTGGTGGGCAGCGCGCGGATGCCCGCCGACGTGAACCGGGCCTTCGACATCGGCGGGCCGGACGTCCTGACGTACCGGGACATGATGCTGCGGTACGCGGCGGTGGCGGGCCTGCCCCGCCGGGTCATCGTCCCCGTCCCGGTGCTCACCCCCCGTCTGTCCAGTCACTGGATCGGCCTGGTCACCCCCGTACCGGCGGCCATCGCGCGGCCGCTCGCCGAGTCGCTGCGCCACGAGGTGGTCTGCCGCGAGCACGACATCCTGCGGTACGTGCCCGACCCTCCCGGGCATCCGATCGGCTTCGACGAGGCGGTGCGGCTGGCCCTGCGCCGGGTCCGCGACGCGCAGGTGACGACCCGGTGGTCGTCCGCGTCGGTGCCCGGCGCGCCCAGCGATCCCCTGCCCACCGACCCCGACTGGGCCGGCGGCAGCCTCTACACGGACCGGCGGGAACGCACGGTGGACGCCCCGCCCGAGGCCCTGTGGCGGGTCGTCGAGGGCATCGGCGGCGACCACGGCTGGTACTCCTTCCCCCTCGCCTGGGCACTGCGCGGCGGCCTCGACCGGCTGGCGGGCGGGGTCGGGCTGCGCCGCGGCCGCCGTGACGCGCAGCGGCTGCGGGCCGGGGACTCGCTCGACTTCTGGCGCGTGGAGGAGATCGAGCCGGGACGGCTGCTCCGGCTGCGGGCCGAGATGCGGCTGCCGGGGCTGGCCTGGCTGGAGATGCGCGTCGGCACCGACGCCCGGGGCCGCACGCTGTACCGCCAGCGCGCGGTGTTCTATCCGCACGGGCTGCTGGGGCACGCCTACTGGTGGAGTGTCTCGCCCTTCCACGCGCTCGTGTTCGGCGGGATGGCCCGCAACATCGCCGGCGCGGCGGCCGAGCAGGCCCGGCTCACCCGGGCGGGGGAACGCACCTCCGTGCGCTGA